One Ictalurus furcatus strain D&B chromosome 25, Billie_1.0, whole genome shotgun sequence DNA window includes the following coding sequences:
- the slc35b2 gene encoding adenosine 3'-phospho 5'-phosphosulfate transporter 1 produces MPPLHRSVCPVLLLCLCTPLVAGIGETLLLESWQDVWVFRFFLNILGYSTIIIPGYLLIHYFKRINYLETGRGICFPLIKACVFGTDSKSTLPDEVTETPRIESASPSWQAIKLVFCAAGLQGSYLTWGVLQERVMTRSYGASEDGQNGERFTDSQFLVFMNRILALTVSGLCCVLFKQPRHTSPMYKYSFASISNVLSSWCQYEALKYISFPTQVLAKASKVIPVMLMGKLVSHKSYEYWEYFTAVLISVGVSMFLLSSSSSTKHATITTFSGIIILAGYIVFDSFTSNWQDELFRHKMSSVQMMFGVNLFSCLLTVGSLLETGALFDSLAFMGRHSEFAAHAALLSLCSACGQLFIFYTIAQFGAAIFTIIMTLRQAFAILLSCLLYGHAISSTGIFGVAVVFFALFLRVYARSRVKKSSKKSAQAPLQKV; encoded by the exons tgtgtgtccTGTCCTGCTGCTATGCCTCTGTACGCCTCTGGTGGCAGGCATCGGGGAAACTCTGCTCCTGGAAAGTTGGCAGGATGTGTGGGTTTTCCGTTTTTTCCTCAACATCCTGGGCTAcagcaccatcatcatcccTGGATATCTCCTGATTCACTACTTCAAGAGGATTAACTATCTTGAGACAG GCCGAGGGATCTGTTTTCCCCTTATAAAAGCATGTGTGTTTGGCACTGACTCTAAATCGACGCTGCCGGATGAGGTAACTGAGACACCCAGAATCGAGTCCGCTTCACCGTCATGGCAAGCCATCAAACTTGTTTTCTGTGCAGCAGGACTGCAG GGCTCGTATTTGACGTGGGGCGTGCTGCAGGAGCGAGTGATGACGCGTTCCTATGGAGCCAGTGAAGATGGGCAAAACGGCGAGCGATTCACGGACTCTCAGTTCCTGGTGTTCATGAACCGCATCCTGGCTCTTACCGTGTCCGGCCTCTGCTGCGTACTGTTTAAACAGCCCAGGCACACGTCACCCATGTACAAGTACTCGTTTGCCTCCATCTCCAATGTCCTGAGCAGCTGGTGTCAGTACGAAGCCCTCAAATACATCAGCTTCCCTACACAG GTGCTGGCCAAAGCATCTAAAGTCATCCCTGTGATGCTGATGGGCAAGCTGGTGTCACACAAGAGCTATGAATACTGGGAATATTTTACAGCTGTGCTGATCTCAGTGGGTGTGAGCATGTTCCTTTTGTCGAGCTCTAGCAGTACCAAGCACGCAACCATCACTACTTTCTCCGGCATCATCATTCTGGCCGGCTACATCGTGTTCGACAGCTTCACCTCCAACTGGCAGGACGAGCTTTTCCGCCACAAGATGTCCTCAGTGCAGATGATGTTCGGCGTGAACCTGTTCTCCTGCCTCCTGACGGTGGGCTCTCTGTTGGAGACAGGTGCTCTGTTCGACTCGCTGGCGTTCATGGGCCGCCACAGCGAGTTTGCAGCTCACGCTGCTCTGCTCTCGCTCTGCTCCGCTTGTGGCCAGCTcttcatcttctataccatcGCACAGTTCGGCGCCgccatcttcaccatcatcatgaCACTGCGCCAGGCCTTCGCTATCCTGCTCTCCTGCCTCCTCTACGGCCATGCCATCTCATCAACGGGAATCTTTGGCGTGGCCGTGGTGTTCTTTGCACTCTTTCTCCGCGTCTACGCACGTAGCCGAGTGAAAAAGAGCAGCAAGAAGTCAGCACAGGCACCATTACAGAAGGTCTAG